The following coding sequences are from one Electrophorus electricus isolate fEleEle1 chromosome 22, fEleEle1.pri, whole genome shotgun sequence window:
- the calcoco1a gene encoding calcium-binding and coiled-coil domain-containing protein 1 isoform X1: protein MEVWKVKFLNVGSSYFPQSRVECHYSINSEHSWSSNDWIGLFKVGWSSVRDYHTFVWSLAPSNYKEGTSVNFCVHFQACYLPRPSAERYQFVYVDGKGEVCACSAAFSFCAPQPLEELVTVEPGEPGTEEADGMLLVVPRAELLQSRLQECLKERTALLQALEASETGREQEREGTAVAQKAWEGRRGQLEWEVSCLKAELRHTREQVAEMKKREEEMETLTEALREEKQALLEKKVAGEQRVGQLEEDLRVLVQRGVEREADLERMKERAKRVATQKKEEENECKNLKLKLERTEIELRSLAAEFQSLRSSLAQRDTHALQLRDTITTLTHKLNNAHRKEAASEAALADLRGVQERLTASERCVDTLRAELRDAAAQRDSTQAELHRARLQAAQLTLQLADASLALREGRATWAQERESLQHNAEVDRARLDRLSDEILQKEELLQEERMDREKAEVELGREKDCNRVQLSETRRELQELKASLRVAQKEKEQLQSEKQEVMEYIRQLEQRLDALTDCKWSETLLQQSSRPDSPPSDSEDESPEALREGGSTRALSHYGLCEQPGPDALLPATPPPSPRRGHTVVISQPAPFCAPRQASAEAHSSESEEEYEVPQSEGNSSGEETALLLPDHRDTTYSDLVESPLW from the exons ATGGAGGTGTGGAAGGTGAAGTTTCTGAACGTGGGCAGTAGCTATTTCCCTCAGAGCAGAGTGGAATGTCACTACAGCATCAATTCTGAGCACAGCTGGTCCAGCAATGACTGGATCGGCCTGTTTAAG GTGGGCTGGTCATCGGTCAGGGACTATCATACGTTTGTGTGGTCTCTGGCGCCGTCCAACTACAAGGAAGGGACCAGTGTGAACTTCTGCGTCCACTTTCAAG CCTGCTACCTGCCGCGGCCGAGTGCTGAGCGCTACCAGTTCGTGTATGTGGACGGTAAGGGCGAGGTGTGTGCCTGTAGTGCTGCCTTCAGCTTCTGCGCGCCGCAGCCCCTTGAGGAGCTCGTGACGGTGGAGCCCGGCGAGCCGGGCACCGAGGAGGCGGATGGCATGCTGCTAGTCGTGCCCCGAGCCGAGCTACTGCAG aGTCGGCTGCAGGAGTGTCTGAAGGAGCGGACGGCGCTGCTCCAGGCTCTGGAAGCTTCCGAGACCGGGCgggagcaagagagggagggcACTGCCGTGGCCCAGAAGGCGTGGGAGGGGAGGCGGGGCCAGCTGGAGTGGGAGGTCTCCTGTTTGAAGGCGGAGCTTCGCCACACGAGAGAGCAAGTGGCGGAgatgaagaagagagaagag GAGATGGAGACTTTGACGGAGGCGCTGCGCGAGGAGAAGCAGGCCCTGCTGGAAAAGAAGGTTGCCGGCGAGCAGAGGGTTGGGCAGCTGGAGGAGGACCTCCGCGTGCTGGTGCAGAGAGGCGTGGAGCGAGAGGCCGACCTGGAGAG GATGAAGGAGCGCGCCAAGAGAGTAGCAACgcaaaaaaaagaggaagagaacgaATGCAAGAATCTTAAG CTGAAGCTGGAGCGCACCGAGATCGAGCTGCGCAGTCTGGCCGCAGAGTTCCAGAGTCTGCGCAGCTCACTAGCCCAGAGGGACACGCACGCACTGCAACTGCGGGACACCATCACCACACTCACGCACAAGCTCAACAACGCGCACAGGAAAGAG GCAGCGAGCGAGGCGGCCCTGGCGGACCTGCGCGGCGTGCAGGAGCGCCTGACGGCCAGCGAGCGCTGCGTGGACACTCTGCGGGCGGAGCTGCGGGACGCAGCAGCGCAGCGGGACAGCACCCAGGCCGAACTGCACCGCGCCCGCCTGCAGGCCGCGCAGCTCACCCTGCAGCTGGCCGACGCCAGCCTGGCCCTGCGAGAGGGCCGTGCCACCTGGGCACAGGAAAGGGAGAGCCTGCAGCACAACGCCGAG GTGGACAGGGCGCGCTTGGACCGGCTGAGTGACGAGATCCTGCAGAAGGAGGAGCTACTGCAGGAGGAGAGGATGGATAGGGAGAAGGCAGAGGTGGAGCTCGGAAGAGAGAAGGACTGTAACCGA gtgcaGTTGAGTGAGACTCGTCGGGAGCTGCAGGAGCTCAAGGCTAGCCTCAGGGTAGcgcagaaggagaaggagcagcTACAGAGCGAGAAGCAG gAGGTGATGGAGTACATCCGGCAGCTGGAACAGAGGCTGGACGCACTGACTGACTGTAAATGGAGTGAGACCCTCTTGCAGCAGAGCA GTCGGCCAGACAGCCCGCCATCGGACTCCGAGGACGAGAGTCCAGAGGCTCTGCGGGAGGGCGGCTCCACGAGGGCCCTGAGCCACTACGGCCTGTGCGAGCAGCCCGGGCCTGACGCGCTGCTGCCGGCCACGCCCCCTCCCTCGCCCCGACGTGGCCACACCGTGGTGATCAGCCAGCCAGCGCCCTTCTGTGCGCCGCGGCAGGCCAGTGCCGAGGCTCACAGCTCAGAGTCG GAAGAGGAGTATGAGGTGCCTCAGTCAGAAGGGAACAGCTCTGGAGAAGAGACAGCCTTGCTCCTGCCTGACCACAGAGATACTActtacag
- the calcoco1a gene encoding calcium-binding and coiled-coil domain-containing protein 1 isoform X2: MEVWKVKFLNVGSSYFPQSRVECHYSINSEHSWSSNDWIGLFKVGWSSVRDYHTFVWSLAPSNYKEGTSVNFCVHFQACYLPRPSAERYQFVYVDGKGEVCACSAAFSFCAPQPLEELVTVEPGEPGTEEADGMLLVVPRAELLQSRLQECLKERTALLQALEASETGREQEREGTAVAQKAWEGRRGQLEWEVSCLKAELRHTREQVAEMKKREEEMETLTEALREEKQALLEKKVAGEQRVGQLEEDLRVLVQRGVEREADLERMKERAKRVATQKKEEENECKNLKLKLERTEIELRSLAAEFQSLRSSLAQRDTHALQLRDTITTLTHKLNNAHRKEAASEAALADLRGVQERLTASERCVDTLRAELRDAAAQRDSTQAELHRARLQAAQLTLQLADASLALREGRATWAQERESLQHNAEVQLSETRRELQELKASLRVAQKEKEQLQSEKQEVMEYIRQLEQRLDALTDCKWSETLLQQSSRPDSPPSDSEDESPEALREGGSTRALSHYGLCEQPGPDALLPATPPPSPRRGHTVVISQPAPFCAPRQASAEAHSSESEEEYEVPQSEGNSSGEETALLLPDHRDTTYSDLVESPLW, encoded by the exons ATGGAGGTGTGGAAGGTGAAGTTTCTGAACGTGGGCAGTAGCTATTTCCCTCAGAGCAGAGTGGAATGTCACTACAGCATCAATTCTGAGCACAGCTGGTCCAGCAATGACTGGATCGGCCTGTTTAAG GTGGGCTGGTCATCGGTCAGGGACTATCATACGTTTGTGTGGTCTCTGGCGCCGTCCAACTACAAGGAAGGGACCAGTGTGAACTTCTGCGTCCACTTTCAAG CCTGCTACCTGCCGCGGCCGAGTGCTGAGCGCTACCAGTTCGTGTATGTGGACGGTAAGGGCGAGGTGTGTGCCTGTAGTGCTGCCTTCAGCTTCTGCGCGCCGCAGCCCCTTGAGGAGCTCGTGACGGTGGAGCCCGGCGAGCCGGGCACCGAGGAGGCGGATGGCATGCTGCTAGTCGTGCCCCGAGCCGAGCTACTGCAG aGTCGGCTGCAGGAGTGTCTGAAGGAGCGGACGGCGCTGCTCCAGGCTCTGGAAGCTTCCGAGACCGGGCgggagcaagagagggagggcACTGCCGTGGCCCAGAAGGCGTGGGAGGGGAGGCGGGGCCAGCTGGAGTGGGAGGTCTCCTGTTTGAAGGCGGAGCTTCGCCACACGAGAGAGCAAGTGGCGGAgatgaagaagagagaagag GAGATGGAGACTTTGACGGAGGCGCTGCGCGAGGAGAAGCAGGCCCTGCTGGAAAAGAAGGTTGCCGGCGAGCAGAGGGTTGGGCAGCTGGAGGAGGACCTCCGCGTGCTGGTGCAGAGAGGCGTGGAGCGAGAGGCCGACCTGGAGAG GATGAAGGAGCGCGCCAAGAGAGTAGCAACgcaaaaaaaagaggaagagaacgaATGCAAGAATCTTAAG CTGAAGCTGGAGCGCACCGAGATCGAGCTGCGCAGTCTGGCCGCAGAGTTCCAGAGTCTGCGCAGCTCACTAGCCCAGAGGGACACGCACGCACTGCAACTGCGGGACACCATCACCACACTCACGCACAAGCTCAACAACGCGCACAGGAAAGAG GCAGCGAGCGAGGCGGCCCTGGCGGACCTGCGCGGCGTGCAGGAGCGCCTGACGGCCAGCGAGCGCTGCGTGGACACTCTGCGGGCGGAGCTGCGGGACGCAGCAGCGCAGCGGGACAGCACCCAGGCCGAACTGCACCGCGCCCGCCTGCAGGCCGCGCAGCTCACCCTGCAGCTGGCCGACGCCAGCCTGGCCCTGCGAGAGGGCCGTGCCACCTGGGCACAGGAAAGGGAGAGCCTGCAGCACAACGCCGAG gtgcaGTTGAGTGAGACTCGTCGGGAGCTGCAGGAGCTCAAGGCTAGCCTCAGGGTAGcgcagaaggagaaggagcagcTACAGAGCGAGAAGCAG gAGGTGATGGAGTACATCCGGCAGCTGGAACAGAGGCTGGACGCACTGACTGACTGTAAATGGAGTGAGACCCTCTTGCAGCAGAGCA GTCGGCCAGACAGCCCGCCATCGGACTCCGAGGACGAGAGTCCAGAGGCTCTGCGGGAGGGCGGCTCCACGAGGGCCCTGAGCCACTACGGCCTGTGCGAGCAGCCCGGGCCTGACGCGCTGCTGCCGGCCACGCCCCCTCCCTCGCCCCGACGTGGCCACACCGTGGTGATCAGCCAGCCAGCGCCCTTCTGTGCGCCGCGGCAGGCCAGTGCCGAGGCTCACAGCTCAGAGTCG GAAGAGGAGTATGAGGTGCCTCAGTCAGAAGGGAACAGCTCTGGAGAAGAGACAGCCTTGCTCCTGCCTGACCACAGAGATACTActtacag